From a single Asticcacaulis sp. MM231 genomic region:
- the phaZ gene encoding polyhydroxyalkanoate depolymerase yields the protein MLYALHEYAYYTAAPMRAMAQMTRDFWGSKLNPASDTAVGRTLYASAELFSNVTKRYGKPEWGINTIAINGHDVRVSIIEDWSSPWCRLLQFQRDVSDLRRAGQKKPAPAVLIVAPLSGHYATLLRGTVQEFLIDHDVYITDWTNARLVPVLEGRFDFYSYMDTIRDMLTAIGSRVHVVAVCQPGPPVLATACLMSEDNDPCRPASMTFMGSPIDARFNPTVTNDLAQEKPFTWFKSNMVHTVPPPYPGLGRRVYPGFVQLYSFMSMNEERHKDAHWEYFHSLVDNDGDAETKHLEFYDEYLSVLDLTEEFYLQTIDLVFQKFALPKGELVHNGRVVDTKAITDIALMTVEGEKDDISGVGQTQAAHAMCPNIPADKKLLYVQKGAGHYGVFNGRRFRDEIYPRIRDFIAQNDSVA from the coding sequence ATGCTCTATGCGTTGCACGAATATGCCTATTATACCGCCGCCCCGATGCGGGCGATGGCGCAGATGACACGGGATTTCTGGGGCTCGAAGCTCAATCCGGCCTCAGATACCGCCGTCGGTCGCACGCTTTACGCCTCCGCCGAATTGTTCAGCAATGTCACCAAGCGCTACGGCAAGCCCGAATGGGGCATCAACACCATCGCCATCAATGGCCATGATGTTCGCGTCAGCATTATCGAAGACTGGTCGAGCCCGTGGTGCCGGCTGCTGCAATTCCAGCGCGATGTCTCCGATCTGCGCCGCGCCGGCCAGAAGAAGCCCGCCCCGGCCGTCCTGATCGTGGCGCCGCTCTCCGGCCACTACGCCACCCTGCTGCGCGGCACGGTGCAGGAATTCCTGATCGACCACGACGTCTACATCACCGATTGGACGAATGCCCGTCTGGTGCCGGTGCTCGAAGGCCGCTTCGACTTCTACTCTTACATGGACACCATCCGCGACATGCTGACCGCCATCGGCAGCCGCGTCCACGTCGTGGCCGTCTGCCAGCCGGGACCGCCGGTGCTGGCCACGGCCTGCCTGATGAGCGAAGACAACGATCCGTGTCGTCCCGCCTCGATGACCTTTATGGGCTCGCCGATCGACGCGCGCTTCAACCCCACCGTCACCAACGACCTAGCGCAGGAAAAGCCCTTCACCTGGTTCAAGTCGAACATGGTCCACACCGTGCCGCCGCCCTATCCGGGCCTTGGTCGCCGCGTCTATCCGGGCTTCGTCCAGCTCTACAGCTTCATGAGCATGAACGAGGAACGCCACAAGGACGCGCACTGGGAATACTTCCATTCTCTGGTCGATAATGACGGCGACGCCGAGACCAAGCACCTTGAATTTTATGACGAATATCTGTCGGTGCTCGATCTGACCGAGGAATTCTACCTCCAGACTATCGATCTGGTGTTCCAGAAATTCGCCCTGCCCAAGGGTGAACTGGTCCATAACGGCCGCGTGGTCGATACCAAGGCCATCACCGACATCGCTTTGATGACGGTCGAGGGCGAAAAGGACGATATCTCCGGCGTCGGCCAGACCCAGGCCGCCCACGCCATGTGCCCCAATATCCCCGCCGACAAGAAGCTGCTCTATGTCCAGAAGGGCGCCGGCCACTATGGCGTCTTCAACGGCCGCCGCTTCCGCGACGAGATCTATCCGCGCATCCGCGACTTCATCGCCCAAAATGATAGCGTCGCTTAA
- a CDS encoding SprT family zinc-dependent metalloprotease, protein MIASLKALLRPSEPAYTAGQAIDFGDYILRLKVNARARRISLRLDARTGEAVVTAPRPKHLKDAVAFAKSRHDWIIEHRRAQPQVERFTPGMTIQIRGHSVVLAEKAGIITARPLQGEDGSWQLVTSGDATLFARRIERYLRQQALKALQTETDRYAAMLDVSGVKISLFDAKGRWGSCTPSRKTIRYSWRVILAPPKVLEYLVAHECAHLRHPDHSERFWNEVTAMFGDYKPARKWLKTEGHTLFRYSS, encoded by the coding sequence ATGATAGCGTCGCTTAAAGCGCTGCTGCGACCTTCCGAGCCGGCCTATACGGCGGGGCAGGCCATTGATTTTGGTGACTATATCCTGCGCCTCAAGGTCAATGCCCGCGCGCGCCGCATCAGCCTGCGCCTCGACGCCAGGACCGGCGAGGCCGTAGTCACGGCGCCGCGCCCGAAGCACCTCAAGGACGCTGTCGCTTTCGCCAAAAGCCGCCATGACTGGATCATTGAGCATCGCCGCGCCCAGCCGCAGGTCGAGCGTTTCACCCCCGGCATGACGATCCAGATTCGCGGTCACAGCGTGGTTCTGGCGGAAAAAGCCGGCATCATCACGGCGCGGCCACTGCAAGGGGAAGATGGCTCATGGCAACTGGTCACCAGCGGTGACGCAACGCTGTTTGCCCGCCGCATCGAGCGTTACCTGCGTCAGCAGGCGCTGAAAGCCCTCCAGACCGAGACCGATCGTTACGCCGCCATGCTCGACGTCTCGGGGGTGAAGATTTCGCTCTTCGACGCCAAGGGGCGCTGGGGATCGTGCACCCCGTCGCGCAAGACCATCCGCTATAGCTGGCGGGTCATTCTGGCGCCGCCCAAGGTGCTGGAATATCTGGTGGCGCACGAATGCGCCCACCTGCGCCATCCCGATCATTCGGAGCGCTTCTGGAACGAGGTGACGGCGATGTTCGGCGATTACAAACCGGCGCGCAAGTGGCTCAAGACCGAGGGGCACACCCTGTTTCGGTACAGCAGCTAG
- a CDS encoding MFS transporter — protein sequence MSDISVADGLPGPRRYLAVAVLLMSLALIVLDGAIANIALPSMARSLHASAADTVWVVSSYQLAVLLALLPCGALGEIFGPRRVFLIGIVVFVIASLACALSVSLPMLVAARFIQGLGGGAIMALAVMNLRFAVPQRLLGTIIGINAMTIAISSAAGPGIAGAILAVATWPWLFAVNLPIGVLILLCGGFLAHTPGVARRLDAGALALNSLMFLLFFMGADRLGKAPVSGTGLMVAAGLCLVGLLRLERNSRTPLVPIDLFADPAFRVAIVASVCCFTGQMLSYVALPFYLQETVHMTPTQAGLYMMPWPAAVAVVAPIAGRLANRVPTAWLCAAGAALMSLGLLIVAVGPSDSRHLSLLIGTVIAGMGFGLFQTPNNRILLLSVPKSRSGAAGAMQGTARLTGQTFGAIVMSIIFGFASLASASNIALILAGGFAVLASVVSLSRASYERL from the coding sequence ATGTCTGATATATCTGTTGCCGATGGCCTTCCGGGCCCCCGCCGTTACCTGGCCGTCGCCGTCCTGCTGATGAGCCTGGCGCTGATCGTGCTTGATGGCGCCATCGCCAATATCGCCTTGCCCTCCATGGCCAGGTCGCTGCACGCCAGCGCCGCCGATACGGTGTGGGTTGTTTCCAGTTACCAACTCGCGGTCCTGCTCGCCTTGCTGCCCTGTGGGGCGCTGGGTGAAATATTCGGCCCACGTCGAGTCTTCCTTATCGGCATAGTCGTCTTCGTTATCGCCTCGCTGGCTTGCGCCCTGTCCGTCAGCCTGCCCATGCTGGTGGCGGCGCGCTTCATCCAGGGCCTGGGTGGCGGCGCCATTATGGCGCTCGCCGTCATGAACCTGCGTTTTGCTGTGCCGCAACGTCTGCTCGGAACGATTATCGGCATAAATGCCATGACCATCGCCATCTCATCGGCGGCGGGGCCCGGTATTGCCGGGGCCATCCTGGCCGTGGCGACGTGGCCATGGCTGTTCGCCGTTAACCTTCCCATAGGCGTCCTCATCCTTTTGTGTGGCGGCTTTCTGGCTCATACCCCCGGTGTTGCCCGCCGACTGGACGCCGGCGCATTGGCCCTGAACTCCCTGATGTTTCTTTTGTTTTTCATGGGCGCTGATCGTCTGGGTAAGGCACCCGTTAGCGGCACGGGTCTGATGGTCGCCGCTGGCCTGTGCCTGGTTGGTCTTTTGCGCCTGGAACGCAATAGCCGGACACCGCTGGTGCCGATCGATCTGTTCGCGGATCCGGCCTTCCGCGTGGCGATCGTTGCCTCGGTCTGTTGCTTCACGGGGCAGATGCTGAGTTACGTCGCCTTGCCATTTTACCTGCAAGAGACGGTTCACATGACACCGACGCAGGCCGGACTTTACATGATGCCCTGGCCGGCGGCCGTGGCGGTCGTAGCCCCCATAGCCGGCCGGCTGGCTAATCGCGTGCCCACCGCCTGGTTGTGCGCGGCGGGGGCGGCTCTCATGAGCCTGGGTCTGCTGATCGTTGCCGTAGGGCCGTCTGATTCGCGTCATCTCAGCTTACTGATCGGCACCGTTATTGCGGGCATGGGTTTTGGGCTGTTTCAAACACCTAACAACCGTATCCTGCTCCTGTCGGTGCCAAAGTCACGCAGCGGTGCGGCCGGCGCCATGCAGGGGACGGCGCGTCTGACCGGCCAGACCTTTGGCGCCATCGTCATGTCGATTATCTTCGGGTTTGCGTCGCTGGCGTCTGCTTCAAATATTGCCCTGATTCTGGCGGGTGGCTTTGCCGTCTTGGCCAGCGTGGTCAGTCTGTCCAGGGCCAGCTATGAACGGCTCTAG
- a CDS encoding SCO family protein: MTKFRLAIIATAFALLIGLAGYNWYSSLHPRSNVTTSQVDPAVRIGGNFTLTDQDGKTVDQTILNGKWTAVFFGYTYCPDVCPLTLQSLARIKAALEKSIGGKQADKLQIVFITVDPARDTPANMKAYLASGGFPSGVIGLTGTPEQITAVERAYRISAAKVGEGDTYTYNHTSLVYLMDPQGHFHSPLMSDLMPQQSAEQITDAMKGR; this comes from the coding sequence ATGACGAAATTCCGATTGGCCATTATCGCCACCGCCTTCGCATTGCTGATCGGCCTCGCCGGCTACAACTGGTACAGCAGCCTGCATCCCAGATCAAACGTCACGACGTCACAGGTCGATCCGGCGGTGCGTATCGGCGGCAATTTCACCCTGACCGATCAGGACGGCAAGACGGTCGACCAGACGATCCTGAACGGCAAGTGGACGGCGGTTTTCTTTGGCTACACCTATTGCCCCGATGTCTGCCCCCTCACCCTCCAATCGCTGGCGCGCATCAAAGCCGCACTGGAGAAAAGTATTGGGGGAAAACAGGCTGACAAGCTCCAGATCGTCTTTATAACGGTCGATCCCGCGCGTGACACCCCGGCCAATATGAAGGCCTATCTGGCCAGCGGCGGCTTTCCGTCGGGCGTCATCGGCCTGACCGGCACGCCGGAGCAGATCACCGCGGTCGAGCGCGCTTATCGCATCAGCGCCGCCAAGGTGGGTGAAGGCGATACCTATACCTACAACCACACTTCCCTGGTCTATCTGATGGACCCGCAAGGGCATTTCCATTCGCCGCTGATGAGCGACCTGATGCCACAGCAAAGCGCCGAGCAGATTACAGACGCCATGAAGGGGCGGTAG